The following proteins come from a genomic window of Hymenobacter canadensis:
- a CDS encoding aconitate hydratase, whose translation MAFDLEMIKAVYAGMGSRIEAARTAVGRPLTLTEKILYAHLYGGTVSQAFERGVSYVDFAPDRVAMQDATAQMALLQFMQAGKPQAAVPSTVHCDHLIQAKEGATEDLAIANSENKEVYDFLASVSNKYGIGFWKPGAGIIHQVVLENYAFPGGMMIGTDSHTPNAGGLGMIAIGVGGADAVDVMAGMAWELKFPKVIGVKLTGKMNGWTSAKDVILKVAGILTVKGGTGAIVEYFGEGANSLSATGKGTICNMGAEIGATTSVFSYDEKMGDYLRSTERADIADLAAGVAQHLRADDEVYANPEAFYDRLIEIDLNTLEPYVNGPFTPDAAWPISEFAAAVKEHGWPEKLEVGLIGSCTNSSYEDITRAASIAGQAVSKGLTVNAEFTVTPGSELVRYTVERDGLLDTFAQMGGVVLANACGPCIGQWARHTDDPKRRNSIITSFNRNFAKRNDGNPNTHAFVASPEIVTAFAIAGDLTFNPLTDTLTTKDGQQVKFDEPQGIELPPAGFAVEDAGFQAPAADGSGVEVLVATTSDRLQLLDPFKPWEGTDLKGLRLLIKAQGKCTTDHISMAGPWLKYRGHLDNISNNMLIGATNAFNGETNAVKDGLTQGTPYSPVPAVARNYKAQGIGSIVVGDENYGEGSSREHAAMEPRHLGVRAILVKSFARIHETNLKKQGMLGLTFANKADYDLIEEDDTFDILGLTEFAPGKPLQIRLHHADGDTDLITVNHTYNEGQIEWFKAGSALNLIRLKESGEAQLSQK comes from the coding sequence ATGGCGTTTGACTTAGAAATGATCAAGGCTGTGTACGCTGGCATGGGCTCCCGCATCGAGGCCGCCCGTACCGCCGTTGGCCGCCCGCTTACCCTCACCGAAAAAATCCTGTACGCTCACCTGTACGGCGGCACGGTTTCGCAGGCGTTTGAGCGGGGCGTTTCCTACGTCGACTTCGCCCCCGACCGTGTGGCCATGCAGGACGCTACCGCCCAGATGGCGCTGCTCCAGTTCATGCAGGCCGGCAAGCCCCAGGCCGCCGTGCCCAGCACCGTACACTGCGACCACCTGATTCAGGCCAAAGAAGGCGCTACCGAAGATTTGGCCATCGCCAACTCCGAAAACAAAGAGGTCTACGACTTCCTAGCTTCGGTTTCCAATAAATACGGCATCGGCTTCTGGAAGCCCGGCGCTGGTATCATTCACCAGGTAGTGCTCGAAAACTACGCCTTCCCCGGCGGTATGATGATCGGCACCGACTCGCACACGCCCAACGCGGGTGGCCTCGGCATGATTGCTATTGGCGTAGGCGGCGCCGATGCCGTGGACGTAATGGCCGGCATGGCCTGGGAGCTGAAGTTCCCGAAAGTAATCGGCGTGAAGCTGACCGGCAAAATGAACGGCTGGACTTCGGCCAAAGACGTTATCCTGAAAGTAGCGGGCATCCTGACCGTGAAAGGCGGCACTGGCGCTATCGTGGAGTACTTCGGCGAAGGCGCTAACAGCCTCTCGGCCACCGGCAAAGGCACCATCTGCAACATGGGCGCTGAAATCGGGGCTACCACCTCGGTGTTCAGCTACGACGAGAAGATGGGCGACTACCTGCGCTCCACTGAGCGGGCCGACATTGCCGACCTCGCCGCCGGCGTGGCCCAGCACCTGCGCGCCGACGACGAGGTGTACGCCAACCCCGAAGCTTTCTACGACCGTCTCATCGAAATCGACCTGAACACGCTGGAGCCTTACGTGAACGGTCCGTTCACGCCGGACGCCGCCTGGCCGATTTCGGAGTTCGCCGCCGCCGTAAAGGAGCACGGCTGGCCCGAGAAATTGGAAGTGGGCCTGATTGGCTCGTGCACCAACTCCAGCTACGAGGACATCACGCGCGCCGCCAGCATTGCCGGCCAGGCCGTGAGCAAAGGCCTGACGGTTAACGCCGAATTCACCGTAACGCCTGGCTCGGAGCTGGTGCGCTACACCGTGGAGCGCGACGGTCTGCTCGACACCTTCGCCCAGATGGGCGGCGTGGTGCTGGCCAACGCCTGCGGACCGTGCATCGGGCAGTGGGCCCGCCACACCGACGACCCCAAGCGCCGTAACTCCATCATCACGAGCTTCAACCGCAACTTTGCCAAGCGCAACGACGGCAACCCGAACACCCACGCTTTCGTGGCTTCGCCTGAAATCGTGACGGCCTTCGCCATTGCCGGCGACCTGACGTTCAACCCGCTCACCGACACGCTGACCACCAAAGACGGCCAGCAGGTGAAGTTCGACGAGCCGCAGGGCATTGAGCTGCCGCCCGCTGGTTTCGCCGTGGAAGATGCCGGTTTCCAGGCGCCTGCCGCCGATGGCTCGGGCGTAGAGGTGCTGGTAGCAACTACCTCCGACCGTCTGCAGCTGCTCGACCCCTTCAAGCCGTGGGAAGGCACCGACCTGAAAGGGTTGCGCCTGCTCATCAAGGCCCAGGGCAAGTGCACCACCGACCATATTTCGATGGCCGGCCCGTGGCTGAAATACCGCGGCCACCTGGACAACATCTCCAATAACATGCTCATCGGGGCTACCAACGCTTTCAACGGTGAAACCAACGCCGTGAAAGATGGCTTGACGCAGGGTACGCCGTACTCGCCTGTGCCCGCTGTGGCCCGCAACTACAAGGCCCAGGGCATCGGGTCGATTGTGGTAGGCGATGAGAACTACGGCGAAGGCAGCTCGCGCGAGCACGCCGCCATGGAACCTCGCCACTTGGGCGTGCGTGCTATCCTGGTGAAGAGCTTCGCCCGGATTCATGAAACCAACCTGAAGAAGCAGGGCATGCTGGGCCTCACCTTCGCCAACAAGGCCGATTACGACCTGATTGAGGAGGACGACACGTTCGACATCCTCGGCCTGACGGAGTTTGCCCCCGGTAAGCCTCTGCAGATCCGTCTGCACCACGCCGACGGCGACACCGACCTCATCACGGTGAACCACACCTACAATGAAGGCCAGATCGAGTGGTTCAAAGCCGGCTCGGCCCTGAACCTGATCCGTCTGAAGGAGTCGGGCGAAGCCCAACTGTCGCAGAAGTAA
- a CDS encoding carbonic anhydrase, which produces MITYDEIFENNRQWVESSTAGNVDFLKHLASDQKPDYLYIGCSDSRVTAEELMGVAPGEVFVHRNIANLVINIDLNATSVIEYAVAHLGVKHIVVCGHYGCGGVKAAMQPQDLGIMNPWLRNIRDVYRLHHAELDKIEDTTARYDRLVELNVQEQCVNVTKMAIVQQTYLEKGYPTVHGWVFDLKTGLLKDLNLDFEHILHDIQEIYNLGDQVMFGEGKKTPAIEIGQEAKTDVQR; this is translated from the coding sequence ATGATAACCTACGACGAAATCTTCGAGAACAACCGCCAGTGGGTGGAGTCCAGCACGGCTGGTAATGTGGACTTCCTTAAGCACCTGGCCTCCGACCAGAAACCGGACTACCTCTACATCGGCTGCTCCGACTCGCGCGTGACGGCCGAAGAGCTGATGGGCGTGGCGCCTGGGGAGGTATTTGTGCATCGCAACATAGCCAACCTGGTCATTAACATCGACCTGAACGCTACGTCGGTGATTGAGTACGCCGTGGCTCACCTAGGGGTAAAGCACATTGTGGTGTGTGGCCACTACGGCTGCGGCGGCGTAAAGGCCGCTATGCAGCCCCAGGACCTAGGCATCATGAACCCGTGGCTGCGCAACATCCGCGACGTGTACCGCCTGCATCACGCCGAACTAGATAAGATTGAAGACACCACGGCCCGCTACGACCGACTGGTGGAGTTGAACGTGCAGGAGCAGTGCGTCAACGTCACGAAAATGGCTATCGTACAGCAGACCTATCTGGAAAAGGGCTACCCAACGGTCCACGGCTGGGTATTCGACCTGAAAACTGGCCTGCTGAAAGACTTGAACCTGGACTTCGAGCACATCCTGCACGATATTCAGGAAATCTACAACCTTGGCGACCAGGTGATGTTCGGGGAAGGCAAAAAGACGCCAGCCATTGAAATTGGGCAGGAAGCCAAGACCGATGTGCAACGTTAA
- a CDS encoding TIGR02117 family protein produces the protein MPVTLKKIAKGAAYAGGSILGLLALYGVAAVGLSAVPVGERGRPAPDSVEVYILSNGVHTDIVVPVRSPQIDWTRQIRYADTPAADPSMQFVGFGWGDKGFYLDTPTWAELKPSTAFKAMFWLGESAIHATFHHRPTEGKDCVRLYLSRAQYARLIDFIQQSFDYDAQGRVEHIAGHSYGQFDAFYEARRTYNLFYTCNSWTNEALKAAGQRAAFWTPFDAGIFWHYRERGVTEGGR, from the coding sequence ATGCCCGTTACGCTGAAGAAAATAGCCAAAGGAGCCGCCTATGCCGGCGGCAGTATACTCGGCCTGCTGGCGCTGTATGGCGTGGCTGCGGTGGGGCTGTCGGCCGTGCCAGTGGGCGAGCGTGGCCGGCCCGCCCCCGATAGCGTGGAGGTGTATATCCTCTCCAACGGCGTGCACACCGACATTGTGGTGCCCGTGCGCAGCCCGCAGATCGACTGGACCCGGCAGATCCGCTACGCCGACACGCCCGCCGCCGACCCGAGCATGCAGTTCGTCGGCTTCGGCTGGGGCGACAAGGGCTTCTACCTCGACACGCCCACCTGGGCCGAGCTCAAGCCCAGCACGGCCTTCAAGGCCATGTTCTGGCTGGGCGAGTCGGCTATCCACGCCACGTTCCACCACCGCCCCACCGAGGGCAAAGACTGCGTCCGGCTCTACCTGTCGCGCGCGCAGTATGCCCGCCTGATCGACTTCATCCAGCAGAGCTTCGACTACGACGCACAGGGCCGCGTGGAGCACATTGCCGGCCACAGCTACGGCCAGTTCGACGCGTTTTACGAAGCCCGCCGCACCTACAACTTGTTCTACACCTGCAACAGCTGGACCAATGAGGCCCTGAAGGCTGCCGGCCAGCGCGCCGCCTTCTGGACACCCTTCGACGCCGGAATTTTCTGGCACTACCGGGAACGAGGTGTAACCGAAGGCGGAAGATAG
- a CDS encoding membrane-associated protein, with protein sequence MLRPASRLPLALKVLFTAFLAVMVPVYWYNYGPSNFLYFCDISLLLCLISVWTEKALPASMAAVGILLPQVLWCADFVGELLGVRLLGMTSYMFDENRSLFLRGLSFFHGWLPFLLVYLVRRLGYDRRALWAWTGVAWGLCLVAYFLLPPAGAIMPDPKIPVNINYVFGFDDVAPQTWLPAPVYLVCWMLALLVVAYLPTHFVLRRWSARRAYKGLTSELAMIRVS encoded by the coding sequence GTGCTTCGCCCCGCCTCCCGTCTGCCACTCGCCCTGAAAGTGCTCTTCACCGCCTTCCTGGCCGTGATGGTGCCGGTGTACTGGTACAACTATGGCCCCAGCAACTTCCTGTACTTCTGCGATATATCGTTGCTGCTCTGCCTGATCAGCGTCTGGACTGAGAAGGCCCTGCCGGCGTCGATGGCGGCGGTGGGCATTCTGCTGCCACAGGTGCTCTGGTGCGCCGATTTCGTGGGCGAGCTGCTGGGCGTCCGGCTGCTGGGCATGACCTCGTACATGTTCGATGAAAACCGCAGCCTGTTTCTGCGGGGCCTCTCGTTTTTCCACGGCTGGCTGCCGTTCCTGCTGGTGTACCTGGTGCGCCGCCTCGGCTACGACCGGCGCGCCCTCTGGGCCTGGACGGGCGTGGCCTGGGGCCTGTGCCTGGTAGCGTACTTCCTGCTGCCGCCCGCCGGCGCCATCATGCCCGACCCGAAGATTCCGGTGAACATCAACTACGTGTTCGGCTTCGATGATGTGGCCCCGCAAACCTGGCTGCCGGCCCCGGTGTACCTGGTCTGCTGGATGCTGGCGCTGCTGGTGGTCGCCTATCTGCCCACGCACTTCGTGCTGCGTCGCTGGAGTGCCCGCCGCGCTTACAAGGGATTGACAAGCGAGCTGGCTATGATAAGAGTGAGCTAA